A genomic region of Janthinobacterium lividum contains the following coding sequences:
- a CDS encoding urease accessory protein UreD: MPDSTPPAMLLQASAHGAWQAHLRLGFALHDGVSRLVERTHSGPLRVQKPLYPEGDRVCHAIIIHPPGGVVGGDQLAVDATVGEGAHALLTSPGAAKWYRANGHVSGQHIMLRATSGAAIEWLPQESIFFDQACVRLRQEVELAADASYIGCDIVCLGRSASGEMFNTGSISQQVRIRRGGTLLWWEQGVLAAGGALMASPLGLGGHTVCATLIAIGTPVSPAVLAAVREIAVPDGAAFGATHMKSLVAVRLLCGDSEAARRIMLAAWQLLRPAMLGRDAVVPRIWNT, encoded by the coding sequence ATGCCAGACAGTACCCCTCCAGCCATGCTTTTGCAGGCCAGCGCACACGGCGCCTGGCAGGCGCACTTGCGCCTGGGCTTTGCGCTGCACGATGGCGTCAGCCGCCTCGTCGAGCGTACGCACAGCGGCCCCCTGCGCGTGCAAAAGCCCCTGTATCCGGAAGGCGATCGCGTCTGCCACGCCATCATCATCCATCCGCCCGGCGGCGTGGTGGGCGGCGACCAGCTGGCCGTCGACGCCACGGTGGGCGAGGGCGCGCACGCCTTGCTCACGTCCCCGGGCGCCGCCAAGTGGTACCGCGCCAACGGCCATGTCTCGGGCCAGCACATCATGCTGCGCGCCACCAGCGGCGCGGCCATCGAGTGGCTGCCGCAGGAGAGCATTTTCTTCGACCAGGCTTGCGTGCGCCTGCGCCAGGAAGTGGAACTGGCGGCCGACGCCAGCTACATCGGCTGCGACATCGTCTGCCTGGGCCGCAGCGCCTCGGGCGAAATGTTCAACACGGGCAGCATCAGCCAGCAGGTGCGGATCCGCCGCGGCGGCACGCTGCTGTGGTGGGAGCAGGGCGTGCTGGCCGCCGGCGGCGCGCTGATGGCCAGCCCGCTGGGCCTGGGAGGCCACACCGTGTGTGCCACCCTGATCGCCATCGGCACGCCAGTTTCTCCCGCCGTGCTGGCGGCCGTGCGCGAGATCGCCGTGCCGGACGGCGCCGCGTTTGGCGCCACGCACATGAAATCGCTGGTGGCGGTGCGCCTGCTGTGCGGCGACAGCGAGGCGGCGCGCCGCATCATGCTGGCCGCCTGGCAGCTGCTGCGTCCCGCCATGCTGGGGCGCGACGCCGTCGTGCCCCGCATCTGGAACACTTAA
- a CDS encoding urease subunit gamma codes for MDLTPREKDKLLIFTAALLAERRLARGLKLNYPEAVALISAAIMEGARDGKSVAQLMSDGTKILSRADVMDGIAEMIPDIQVEATFPDGSKLVTVHHPIP; via the coding sequence ATGGACCTGACTCCCCGCGAAAAAGACAAGCTGCTCATTTTTACGGCCGCGCTGCTGGCCGAACGGCGCCTGGCGCGCGGCTTGAAGTTGAATTATCCGGAAGCGGTGGCCCTGATCAGCGCGGCCATCATGGAAGGGGCGCGCGATGGCAAGTCGGTGGCGCAGCTGATGTCGGACGGCACGAAGATACTTTCGCGTGCCGACGTCATGGACGGCATCGCCGAGATGATCCCCGATATCCAGGTGGAGGCGACCTTCCCCGACGGCAGCAAGCTGGTCACCGTGCACCACCCGATACCTTAA
- a CDS encoding urease accessory protein UreF, with translation MQASALLHLLQFASPALPIGAYSYSQGLEAALESGLVVDAATAREWIAQHLTHVVARWEAPLCWRLMQAFEAQDLCAVQRWSERFIASRDTAEFRAETIQMGYSLTKLLAELGVADGVLIDMLQGQPEVALPTAYACAVAALAIPREEALLAMLFAWAENQVLVCVKSVPLGQVAGQRLLLSLRPELEAAALTAQTLADDEMGNWAPGLSLLSMRHEVQYSRLYRS, from the coding sequence ATGCAGGCGTCCGCCCTGCTGCATTTGCTGCAGTTCGCCAGCCCGGCCTTGCCGATCGGCGCCTACAGCTATTCGCAGGGGCTGGAGGCGGCGCTCGAATCCGGCCTGGTAGTGGATGCGGCCACGGCGCGCGAGTGGATCGCCCAGCATCTGACGCACGTGGTGGCGCGTTGGGAAGCCCCGCTGTGCTGGCGCTTGATGCAAGCGTTCGAAGCGCAGGATTTGTGCGCCGTGCAGCGCTGGAGCGAGCGTTTCATCGCTTCGCGCGACACGGCGGAATTTCGCGCCGAGACCATCCAGATGGGCTATTCGCTGACCAAGTTGCTGGCCGAGCTGGGCGTGGCCGACGGCGTGCTGATTGACATGCTGCAGGGTCAGCCGGAGGTGGCCTTGCCCACGGCCTATGCCTGCGCCGTGGCGGCGCTGGCGATTCCGCGCGAAGAGGCGCTGCTGGCCATGCTGTTTGCGTGGGCGGAAAACCAGGTGCTCGTCTGCGTGAAATCCGTGCCGCTGGGGCAGGTGGCGGGCCAGCGGCTATTGCTGTCGCTGCGGCCCGAGCTGGAAGCGGCGGCCCTCACGGCGCAGACGTTAGCAGACGACGAGATGGGCAACTGGGCGCCCGGCCTGTCGCTGCTGTCGATGCGGCACGAAGTGCAGTACAGCCGGCTGTACCGTTCCTGA
- the ureG gene encoding urease accessory protein UreG has translation MTSITSNPLRVGIGGPVGSGKTALCEMLCKGMRERYDMAVITNDIYTKEDMEILLRADALPAERLMGVETGGCPHTAIREDASINLEAIARMQADFPNLDLILVESGGDNLAATFSPELSDLTIYVIDVAGGEKIPRKGGPGITRSDLLIINKTDLAPYVGANLDIMAQDAKRMRGERPFVFTNLRSGDGVQIVIDFIREQGLLDQPGKELQ, from the coding sequence ATGACATCGATCACCTCCAATCCCCTGCGCGTGGGTATCGGCGGCCCCGTCGGATCGGGCAAGACGGCCCTGTGCGAAATGCTGTGCAAGGGCATGCGCGAGCGCTACGACATGGCCGTCATCACGAATGACATCTACACCAAGGAAGACATGGAAATCCTGCTGCGCGCGGATGCCTTGCCGGCCGAGCGCCTGATGGGCGTGGAGACGGGCGGCTGCCCGCACACGGCCATCCGCGAAGACGCGTCCATCAACCTGGAAGCGATCGCGCGCATGCAGGCAGATTTTCCGAATCTCGATTTGATCCTGGTCGAATCGGGCGGGGACAATCTGGCCGCCACCTTCAGCCCGGAATTGTCGGACCTCACCATTTATGTGATCGACGTGGCCGGCGGCGAAAAAATTCCGCGCAAGGGCGGGCCCGGCATCACGCGTTCCGATTTGCTCATTATTAACAAGACGGACCTGGCGCCGTATGTGGGGGCCAATCTGGACATCATGGCGCAGGATGCCAAACGCATGCGCGGCGAGCGCCCCTTCGTGTTCACCAACCTGCGCAGCGGCGACGGCGTGCAGATCGTTATCGACTTTATCCGTGAGCAAGGTTTGCTCGATCAACCAGGCAAGGAGCTGCAATGA
- a CDS encoding GGDEF domain-containing response regulator — protein sequence MHRDFSEVNSKGEVLIVEDTPASLKLLSDLLGGAGYAVRQAPNGELALWTAQARPPELILLDVRMPGLDGFEVCRRLKEIPSLRQVPVIFLSAQYDTDDKVRGFALGAVDFIAKPFQAEEILARTDAHVRLARAQLQLAQERANLERRVAERTAELEQVASTLAREVQIRRANEELLRLSGQVFEATQDAILITDPAGVIVTANPAFTRITGYAAQEVVGTDILRLHAEHTGEAVLLALRQGLRSSGCWSGEVQTRRKSGDTYPCLLSASTVHGPDGAVVNYIGVFLDISERKAEQHLIDFLSYHDALTGLPNRVLLRERFEQARANALRDNQQVVLMCLDLDRFKNINDSHGQAVGDKALQVVARFLSGCVREGDTVVRQGGDEFQILLQDDALLGRTLGLAQTILAGLREELSVDGERLALTTSIGIAMCPADGDSLDDVLRHADTALVRAKEMGRDHYAFFTERMGSDIRARLAMQQQLRGAIGRDEFEVHYQPQMCLRTGALLGAEALLRWDNPVLGKVPPGLFIALAEEYGSITAIGEWVLESVCAQIRAWHDAGLGSIKVAVNLSGKQFAQDRTVPFVEAALRKYAIAPACLGIEITESTVMGDPDKAVAALTRLKDIGVGISLDDFGTGYSSLGYLKRFPIDVLKIDKSFVDDVTTSSSDAAIARSVISLAHNLDMRVIAEGVETRAQVDFLTEHGCDEMQGYYFSRPLAAEAFTALLRERRTLAVAAA from the coding sequence ATGCACCGCGATTTTTCGGAAGTGAATTCGAAGGGCGAAGTACTGATCGTTGAAGATACGCCGGCTTCGCTGAAGCTGTTGAGCGATTTGCTGGGCGGCGCCGGCTATGCGGTGCGCCAGGCGCCGAACGGTGAACTGGCCCTGTGGACGGCCCAGGCGCGCCCGCCCGAGCTGATCCTGCTCGACGTGCGCATGCCGGGCCTCGACGGCTTTGAAGTGTGCCGCCGCCTGAAGGAAATACCATCCCTGCGCCAGGTGCCGGTGATCTTCCTGTCGGCCCAGTACGATACGGACGACAAGGTGCGCGGCTTCGCGCTGGGCGCCGTCGATTTCATCGCCAAACCCTTCCAGGCCGAGGAAATCCTGGCCCGCACCGATGCCCACGTGCGCCTGGCGCGGGCGCAGCTGCAGCTGGCGCAGGAGCGCGCCAACCTGGAACGGCGCGTGGCCGAACGCACGGCCGAACTGGAGCAGGTGGCCAGCACCCTGGCGCGCGAAGTGCAGATCCGCCGCGCCAATGAAGAATTGCTGCGCCTGTCGGGCCAGGTCTTTGAAGCGACCCAGGACGCCATCCTGATCACGGATCCTGCCGGCGTCATTGTCACGGCCAATCCCGCCTTTACGCGCATCACCGGCTACGCGGCGCAGGAAGTGGTGGGCACGGACATCCTGCGCCTGCACGCCGAACACACGGGCGAAGCGGTGCTGCTGGCCCTGCGCCAGGGCTTGCGCAGCAGCGGCTGCTGGTCGGGCGAGGTGCAGACGCGGCGCAAGAGCGGCGACACCTATCCCTGCCTGCTCAGCGCCTCCACCGTGCACGGGCCCGATGGCGCCGTCGTCAACTACATCGGCGTCTTCCTCGACATCAGCGAGCGCAAGGCCGAGCAGCATCTGATCGATTTCCTTTCCTACCACGACGCGCTGACGGGCTTGCCGAACCGCGTGCTGCTGCGCGAGCGCTTCGAACAGGCGCGCGCGAACGCCCTGCGCGACAACCAGCAAGTGGTGCTGATGTGCCTGGACCTGGACCGCTTCAAGAATATCAACGATTCGCACGGCCAGGCCGTGGGCGACAAGGCGCTGCAAGTGGTGGCGCGTTTCCTGTCCGGCTGCGTGCGCGAGGGCGACACGGTGGTGCGCCAGGGCGGCGACGAATTCCAGATCCTGCTGCAGGACGATGCCCTGCTGGGGCGCACCCTGGGGCTGGCGCAAACCATCCTGGCCGGCTTGCGCGAAGAACTCAGCGTCGATGGCGAGCGCCTGGCGCTGACCACCAGCATCGGCATCGCCATGTGCCCGGCCGACGGCGACAGCCTCGACGACGTGCTGCGCCACGCCGATACGGCCCTGGTGCGCGCCAAGGAAATGGGACGCGACCATTACGCCTTCTTCACGGAGCGCATGGGCAGCGATATCCGCGCCCGCCTGGCGATGCAGCAGCAGCTGCGCGGCGCCATCGGCCGCGATGAATTCGAAGTGCACTACCAGCCGCAGATGTGTTTGCGCACGGGCGCCTTGCTGGGCGCGGAAGCCTTGCTGCGCTGGGATAATCCGGTGCTGGGCAAGGTGCCGCCCGGCCTGTTCATCGCGCTGGCAGAGGAATACGGCTCGATCACGGCCATCGGCGAATGGGTGCTCGAAAGCGTGTGCGCGCAGATCCGCGCCTGGCACGACGCGGGCCTGGGCAGCATCAAGGTGGCCGTCAACCTGTCCGGCAAGCAGTTCGCGCAAGACCGCACGGTGCCGTTCGTCGAGGCAGCCTTGCGCAAATACGCCATCGCGCCCGCCTGCCTGGGCATCGAGATCACGGAAAGCACGGTGATGGGCGATCCGGACAAGGCCGTGGCGGCCCTCACGCGCCTGAAGGATATCGGCGTGGGCATTTCGCTCGACGACTTCGGCACCGGCTATTCCAGCCTGGGCTACCTGAAGCGCTTTCCCATCGACGTGCTGAAGATCGACAAATCGTTCGTTGACGATGTCACCACCAGCAGCAGCGACGCGGCCATCGCCCGTTCCGTCATCTCGCTGGCGCACAACCTGGACATGCGCGTCATCGCCGAAGGCGTGGAAACGCGCGCACAGGTCGACTTCCTGACGGAACACGGCTGCGACGAAATGCAGGGCTATTACTTCAGCCGCCCCCTGGCCGCGGAAGCCTTCACGGCCTTGCTGCGCGAACGGCGCACCCTGGCCGTGGCGGCGGCCTAA
- a CDS encoding 1-acyl-sn-glycerol-3-phosphate acyltransferase, which produces MDDLFVKAGDLPTWHQRCALRVLHLFGWRMRFRPLPGPRGIAVVYPHTSNWDFMVGLFGKWALSLPFRWLAKDSLFRGPMGKVLRYLGGEPVDRSTTSGTIQRQAERMLAADWYWLAITPEATRSYRPNWKSGFYHLALAAKVPLLLVYIDYPNKVLGVVDHIYLTGDKDADMAAIAAVYAGHQGLHPEKAAPIVLSERRPGA; this is translated from the coding sequence ATGGACGATTTATTTGTAAAAGCGGGCGACTTGCCGACCTGGCACCAGCGCTGCGCGCTGCGCGTGCTGCACCTGTTTGGCTGGCGCATGCGCTTCCGTCCCCTGCCGGGACCGCGCGGCATCGCCGTCGTCTACCCGCACACGTCCAACTGGGATTTCATGGTGGGCCTGTTCGGCAAATGGGCGCTGTCCCTGCCGTTCCGCTGGCTGGCCAAGGATTCCCTGTTCCGCGGCCCGATGGGCAAGGTGCTGCGCTACCTCGGCGGCGAACCCGTCGACCGCAGTACCACCAGCGGCACGATCCAGCGCCAGGCCGAGCGCATGCTAGCCGCCGACTGGTACTGGCTGGCCATCACGCCGGAAGCGACGCGCAGCTACCGCCCGAACTGGAAGAGCGGCTTTTATCACCTGGCCCTGGCCGCCAAGGTGCCGCTGTTGCTGGTGTATATCGACTACCCGAACAAGGTGCTGGGCGTCGTCGACCATATCTATCTGACGGGCGACAAGGACGCCGACATGGCCGCCATCGCCGCCGTGTATGCGGGCCACCAGGGCTTGCATCCTGAAAAGGCGGCGCCCATCGTGCTGTCGGAACGTCGCCCCGGCGCTTAA
- the ureE gene encoding urease accessory protein UreE, protein MLTLHTKLAPGDERAPFAQLVLPYDQREKCRLRAVLSTGDDVAVFTVRGTVLRDGERMTGPDGQVVQIVAAREPTYLVRCADAHTLLRCAFHLGNRHTQAQVGDGFLRIRKDVVLKEMLEGLQASVTEESAPFEPEAGAYGGGHGHHDGHGQHLLAPVPLRQKIHRPGDIA, encoded by the coding sequence ATGCTCACATTGCATACCAAGCTGGCACCTGGCGATGAACGCGCGCCGTTTGCGCAACTGGTGCTGCCCTACGATCAGCGCGAAAAATGCCGGCTGCGCGCCGTGCTGTCGACTGGCGACGACGTGGCCGTGTTTACCGTGCGCGGCACGGTGCTGCGCGACGGCGAGCGCATGACGGGGCCGGATGGCCAGGTGGTGCAGATCGTCGCCGCGCGCGAGCCAACCTACCTGGTGCGCTGCGCGGATGCGCATACCCTGCTGCGCTGCGCTTTTCACTTGGGGAACCGCCACACGCAGGCGCAGGTGGGCGACGGCTTTTTGCGCATCCGCAAGGATGTCGTGCTGAAGGAGATGCTGGAAGGCTTGCAGGCGAGCGTGACGGAAGAGAGCGCGCCGTTCGAGCCGGAAGCGGGCGCGTATGGCGGCGGCCATGGCCACCACGACGGCCACGGCCAGCACTTGTTGGCGCCCGTGCCGCTGCGGCAGAAAATCCACCGCCCTGGTGACATTGCATGA
- the ureC gene encoding urease subunit alpha translates to MASIPRSAYAEMFGPTKGDRIRLADTELFIEVEHDYAIYGEEVKFGGGKVIRDGMGQSQRCAAEVMDTVITNAVILDHWGIVKADIGLKNGLIFGIGKAGNPDIQPGVTLAIGGATEIIAGEGMIVTAGGVDTHIHFICPQQIEEALMSGVTTMLGGGTGPAVGTAATTCTPGPWHLHAMLAAADAFPMNLGFMGKGNVSLPLPLEEQVRAGAIGLKLHEDWGSTPAAIDNCLSVADRMDIQVALHSDTLNEGGFLEHTLAAFKDRTIHTFHTEGAGGGHAPDIIAAVGQANVLPSSTNPTRPFTVNTLDEHLDMLMVCHHLDPAIAEDVAFAESRIRRETIAAEDILHDIGAISMMSSDSQAMGRVGEVIMRTWQTAHKMKVQRGPLAPDTARSDNFRAKRYIAKYTINPAITHGISHVVGSIEAGKIADIVLWKPAFFGVKPSMILKGGMIAAAQMGDPNASIPTPQPVHYRMMFGAFGGGLKKSFTFVSQAAYDLDIGRQLKLNKSVIAVKNMRGLRKHDMIHNSATPHMEVDPETYAVRADGQLLVCEAAAVLPMAQRYFLF, encoded by the coding sequence ATGGCCAGCATTCCCCGCAGCGCGTATGCCGAAATGTTCGGCCCCACCAAAGGGGACCGCATCCGCCTGGCCGACACGGAATTGTTCATCGAGGTCGAGCATGACTACGCGATCTACGGCGAAGAGGTGAAATTCGGCGGCGGCAAGGTGATCCGCGACGGCATGGGCCAGTCGCAGCGCTGCGCGGCCGAGGTGATGGATACCGTCATCACGAATGCCGTCATCCTCGACCACTGGGGCATCGTGAAGGCGGATATCGGCTTGAAAAACGGGCTGATCTTTGGCATCGGCAAGGCGGGCAATCCGGACATCCAGCCCGGCGTGACCCTGGCTATTGGCGGCGCCACCGAGATCATCGCCGGCGAAGGCATGATCGTCACGGCCGGCGGTGTCGACACGCACATCCACTTCATCTGCCCGCAGCAGATCGAGGAAGCGCTGATGAGCGGCGTGACCACCATGCTGGGCGGCGGCACGGGACCGGCCGTGGGCACGGCCGCCACCACCTGCACGCCGGGGCCGTGGCACTTGCACGCCATGCTGGCGGCGGCCGACGCCTTCCCGATGAACCTGGGCTTCATGGGTAAAGGTAACGTCAGCCTGCCGCTGCCGCTGGAAGAGCAGGTGCGCGCGGGCGCCATCGGCTTGAAACTGCACGAAGACTGGGGCAGCACGCCGGCCGCCATCGACAACTGCCTGTCCGTCGCGGACCGCATGGATATCCAGGTGGCGCTGCACAGCGACACCCTCAACGAAGGCGGTTTTCTCGAACACACCTTGGCCGCCTTCAAGGACCGCACCATCCACACCTTCCACACGGAAGGCGCGGGCGGCGGCCATGCGCCCGACATCATCGCCGCCGTGGGGCAGGCCAACGTGCTGCCTTCGTCGACCAATCCCACGCGGCCCTTCACCGTCAACACGCTCGACGAGCACCTGGACATGCTGATGGTGTGCCACCACCTGGACCCGGCCATTGCCGAAGACGTGGCCTTTGCCGAGTCGCGCATCCGCCGCGAAACCATCGCCGCGGAAGACATCCTGCACGACATCGGTGCCATCTCGATGATGTCGTCCGACTCGCAAGCCATGGGGCGAGTCGGCGAAGTGATCATGCGCACCTGGCAGACGGCGCACAAGATGAAGGTGCAGCGGGGGCCGCTGGCGCCCGATACGGCGCGCAGCGACAATTTCCGCGCCAAGCGCTACATCGCCAAGTACACGATCAACCCGGCCATCACGCATGGGATCTCGCATGTGGTGGGGTCCATCGAGGCGGGCAAGATCGCCGACATCGTGCTGTGGAAGCCGGCCTTCTTCGGCGTCAAGCCGTCGATGATTCTAAAAGGCGGCATGATCGCGGCCGCGCAGATGGGCGACCCGAACGCTTCGATCCCCACGCCGCAGCCCGTGCACTATCGCATGATGTTCGGCGCCTTCGGCGGCGGCCTGAAAAAGTCGTTTACCTTTGTCTCGCAGGCGGCCTACGACCTCGATATCGGCCGCCAGCTGAAACTGAATAAATCCGTCATCGCCGTGAAGAACATGCGCGGCTTGCGCAAGCACGACATGATCCACAACAGCGCCACGCCGCACATGGAAGTGGACCCGGAAACCTACGCCGTGCGCGCCGACGGCCAGCTGCTCGTGTGCGAGGCGGCCGCCGTGCTGCCGATGGCGCAGCGCTATTTTCTATTTTAA
- a CDS encoding HupE/UreJ family protein → MSARLMKNTAAVAALCLLALPAMAHPGHGESAGFLAGFAHPFTGIDHLLAMLGVGIWGGQQRRGLAQPATFLGMMLLGALAGMAGVAVPGLETGIAATVALVGLAIALALALPNWLGMGLVGLFALAHGNAHGQELPAASAACGFLLASATLLGAGRFIGQVLAERMLRVAGVALTAAGVVLMGMN, encoded by the coding sequence ATGAGCGCAAGACTGATGAAGAATACGGCCGCCGTGGCGGCGCTGTGCCTGCTGGCCTTGCCCGCCATGGCCCACCCCGGCCATGGCGAGAGCGCCGGTTTCCTGGCCGGTTTCGCCCATCCGTTCACGGGCATCGACCATTTGCTGGCCATGCTGGGCGTGGGCATCTGGGGCGGCCAGCAGCGCCGCGGCCTGGCCCAGCCCGCCACTTTCCTCGGCATGATGCTGCTCGGTGCGCTGGCCGGCATGGCGGGCGTGGCGGTACCCGGGCTGGAAACAGGTATCGCCGCCACGGTGGCGCTGGTGGGACTGGCCATCGCGCTGGCGCTGGCCTTGCCGAACTGGCTGGGCATGGGATTGGTGGGCCTGTTTGCGCTGGCGCATGGCAATGCGCATGGCCAGGAATTGCCTGCCGCCTCGGCCGCGTGCGGCTTCCTGCTGGCTTCGGCCACCTTGCTGGGGGCGGGACGTTTCATCGGCCAGGTACTGGCCGAGCGCATGCTGCGTGTGGCCGGCGTGGCCTTGACGGCTGCCGGCGTGGTGCTGATGGGAATGAATTAA
- a CDS encoding urease subunit beta, which produces MIPGEYKLEEGEISLNVGRATATVVVANRGDRPIQVGSHFHFFEVNPALSFERWRAYGMRLNITAGTAVRFEPGQQRTVELVALAGERKVYGFNGAVMGELQDTPPGKD; this is translated from the coding sequence ATGATCCCAGGCGAATACAAATTGGAAGAAGGCGAAATCAGCTTGAATGTCGGACGCGCCACGGCCACCGTGGTAGTGGCCAACCGGGGCGACCGGCCGATCCAGGTGGGCTCGCATTTCCACTTTTTCGAAGTCAACCCTGCGCTGTCCTTCGAGCGCTGGCGCGCCTACGGCATGCGCCTCAATATCACGGCCGGCACGGCCGTGCGCTTCGAGCCGGGCCAGCAGCGCACGGTGGAACTGGTGGCGCTGGCGGGCGAGCGCAAGGTCTACGGCTTCAATGGCGCAGTGATGGGCGAACTGCAAGACACTCCACCGGGAAAGGATTGA
- a CDS encoding alkene reductase yields MATLFDPITIGSLQLKNRIIMAPLTRSRAGNPGRVPNALMTEYYTQRASAGMIISEATAVTPQGVGYADTPGIWSEEQVEGWKHITQAVHDAGGLIVLQLWHVGRISAPVFLDGDLPVAPSAVKPAGHVSLLRPKQEFVTPRALDTEEIPGIVAAYRLGAENAKKAGFDGVEIHGANGYLLDQFLQDSTNLRTDNYGGSVKNRARLMLEVTDACIDVWGADRVGMHLAPRRDAHDMGDSEPRATFGYVARELGKRGIAFICAREALGDDRLGPYLKQEFGGVYIANEKMDKAAAEALLANGEADAVAFGLWFIANPDLPIRLHSDAPLNPLNPDTLYAAAAAGYTDYPALAVQA; encoded by the coding sequence ATGGCAACTTTATTCGACCCCATCACCATTGGCAGTTTGCAACTGAAAAACCGCATCATCATGGCGCCGCTGACGCGTTCGCGCGCCGGCAACCCGGGCCGCGTGCCCAACGCCCTGATGACCGAGTACTACACGCAGCGCGCTTCGGCCGGCATGATCATCTCGGAAGCGACGGCAGTCACGCCCCAAGGCGTGGGCTATGCCGACACGCCGGGCATCTGGTCCGAAGAACAGGTGGAAGGCTGGAAACACATCACCCAGGCCGTGCATGACGCAGGCGGCTTGATCGTATTACAACTGTGGCATGTGGGCCGCATTTCCGCCCCCGTCTTCCTCGATGGCGACTTGCCCGTGGCGCCCAGCGCCGTCAAGCCGGCCGGCCACGTCAGCCTGCTGCGCCCGAAACAGGAATTCGTCACGCCACGCGCGCTGGACACGGAAGAGATCCCCGGCATCGTGGCAGCCTACCGCCTGGGCGCCGAGAATGCGAAAAAAGCCGGTTTCGACGGCGTGGAAATCCATGGCGCCAATGGTTATTTGCTCGACCAGTTCCTGCAAGACAGCACCAACTTGCGTACCGACAACTATGGCGGCTCGGTTAAAAACCGCGCCCGTTTGATGCTGGAAGTGACGGACGCGTGCATCGACGTGTGGGGCGCCGACCGGGTCGGCATGCATCTGGCACCGCGCCGCGATGCGCACGACATGGGCGATTCCGAACCGCGCGCCACTTTCGGCTATGTGGCACGCGAGCTGGGCAAGCGCGGCATCGCCTTCATCTGCGCCCGCGAAGCGCTGGGTGACGACCGCCTGGGCCCGTACCTGAAGCAGGAATTTGGCGGCGTGTACATTGCCAATGAGAAAATGGACAAAGCGGCGGCCGAAGCCCTGCTGGCCAACGGTGAAGCCGATGCCGTGGCCTTTGGCCTGTGGTTCATCGCCAACCCCGACCTGCCCATCCGCCTGCACAGCGACGCGCCATTGAATCCCCTGAACCCGGATACCCTGTACGCAGCGGCCGCTGCCGGTTACACGGACTACCCGGCACTGGCGGTACAAGCCTGA